A genomic segment from Candidatus Thermoplasmatota archaeon encodes:
- a CDS encoding choice-of-anchor J domain-containing protein — protein sequence MKLKLLVTLVAASALALVPTAAAATPYSEGFESGAAKLWTLTGLWNVNDCIAASGTYALVYNVHPQCNYDVGYSNGAATTPPIVVQGPSSLNFESYIQTEQWCGAYDVAHVLVSVNDGPYNVVLNNLECGPDSAWTLYSVDLTPYVGNSVRVQFYFDTGDGWVNNYLGWAIDNVAISGPAYPTPELGSLALAGAGVAVVAGVALVNRRK from the coding sequence ATGAAACTGAAACTCCTGGTCACGCTTGTCGCCGCAAGCGCGCTCGCCCTCGTTCCGACCGCCGCCGCCGCGACGCCCTACTCGGAGGGCTTCGAGTCCGGCGCCGCGAAGCTCTGGACCCTCACGGGCCTTTGGAACGTCAACGACTGCATCGCGGCCTCCGGCACGTATGCGCTCGTCTACAACGTGCACCCCCAGTGCAACTACGACGTCGGCTACAGCAACGGCGCGGCGACGACGCCCCCGATCGTGGTCCAGGGTCCGTCCTCGCTGAACTTCGAGAGCTACATCCAGACCGAACAATGGTGCGGCGCCTACGACGTTGCGCACGTCCTCGTGTCCGTCAATGACGGCCCGTACAACGTCGTCCTCAACAACCTCGAGTGCGGCCCCGACTCGGCCTGGACGCTCTACTCGGTCGACCTCACGCCCTATGTGGGCAACTCGGTCCGCGTCCAGTTCTACTTCGACACGGGGGACGGCTGGGTCAACAATTACCTCGGATGGGCCATCGACAACGTCGCCATCAGCGGCCCGGCCTACCCGACGCCCGAGCTCGGCTCCCTCGCCCTCGCGGGCGCGGGCGTCGCAGTCGTCGCGGGCGTTGCGCTCGTGAACCGCCGCAAGTAA